In one Dermacentor albipictus isolate Rhodes 1998 colony chromosome 4, USDA_Dalb.pri_finalv2, whole genome shotgun sequence genomic region, the following are encoded:
- the LOC135903794 gene encoding uncharacterized protein isoform X3 has product MYPPWTIVYDEDGVKKVYGYIGAAFTNITASMNITTEIAAPLDGHYGGVMSNGTMFGSLMMIDKGLVDVAVGPFDLEYFLWKEFPSTKHLFSDDMKILSGMRDPFVSDSAAFINMFDKMSWILFLTSLVVLIMMSTIAYRVAGRRGIKTDLFMDVSKYLYAYVEVLFLEATQVRFVPLSNRVLLGAWLIACFVLVNLFNGEVKANLLVKSDTSRINTVEDIMRQKDMLPIVAGKSPLAYVLQTSSLKTVRDVYVRAVERKSLMPVMQMYTPRTLDMVLQRRAVMMLDTTSARVHASKHCSVLNGYFYIGTQNIWLLRSVWYFRRDIPRWIVTEFDKRVLWLTAMPSRFMRDEEVYPHGTSCFLESNRQDRSSAYQPLRFEDLRVVFILMGYLLATSTFFLLVEFIVYGVVRCTNWLKHSTGGQTSAVSPNY; this is encoded by the exons CACAGAAATTGCTGCTCCTCTGGACGGACATTATGGCGGCGTCATGTCAAACGGCACGATGTTCGGATCGCTGATGATGATCGATAAGGGG CTTGTCGACGTTGCCGTGGGCCCATTCGACTTGGAGTACTTTTTATGGAAGGAGTTCCCTTCGACGAAGCACCTCTTCAGCGATGACATGAAAATCCTGAGCGGCATGCGAGATCCTTTCGTCTCCGACTCGGCAGCCTTTATCAATATGTTTGACAAAATG TCCTGGATTCTATTTCTAACTTCTCTCGTTGTCCTGATAATGATGTCTACGATAGCATACCGGGTCGCTGGCAGAAGAGGAATAAAGACCGACCTGTTTATGGACGTGTCGAAGTATTTGTACGCCTACGTTGAGGTCCTCTTCTTGGAAG CGACGCAGGTTCGTTTTGTGCCCCTATCAAACCGCGTGCTTCTGGGAGCCTGGCTCATAGCGTGCTTCGTGCTGGTGAACCTTTTCAACGGCGAAGTGAAGGCCAACCTGCTCGTCAAGTCGGACACATCACGCATTAACACCGTCGAAGACATCATGCGCCAAAAGGACATGCTGCCCATCGTCGCCGGGAAATCGCCGCTGGCATACGTGCTGCAG ACGTCCAGTCTGAAGACCGTGCGGGACGTGTACGTTCGGGCGGTGGAACGTAAGAGCCTGATGCCCGTGATGCAGATGTACACCCCGCGCACACTGGACATGGTTTTGCAGCGGCGTGCCGTCATGATGCTGGACACCACCAGCGCCCGGGTGCATGCCTCGAAGCACTGCTCGGTGCTGAACGGCTACTTTTACATCGGCACCCAAAACATCTGGCTGCTGCGCTCGGTATGGTACTTTCGCCGAGACATCCCGCGCTGGATCGTTACCGAGTTCGACAAAAG AGTTCTCTGGCTGACCGCCATGCCGTCACGCTTCATGCGGGATGAAGAGGTCTACCCACACGGCACTTCCTGCTTCTTGGAGAGCAACAGGCAGGACCGGAGCAGCGCCTACCAGCCACTGCGGTTCGAAGACCTGCGCGTTGTATTCATTCTCATGGGTTATCTCCTCGCCACGTCGACATTTTTCCTCCTCGTTGAGTTCATCGTCTACGGCGTCGTCCGTTGCACCAACTGGCTCAAGCACTCGACGGGTGGACAGACAAGTGCTGTGTCACCTAATTACTAG
- the LOC135903794 gene encoding uncharacterized protein isoform X4: protein MNITTEIAAPLDGHYGGVMSNGTMFGSLMMIDKGLVDVAVGPFDLEYFLWKEFPSTKHLFSDDMKILSGMRDPFVSDSAAFINMFDKMSWILFLTSLVVLIMMSTIAYRVAGRRGIKTDLFMDVSKYLYAYVEVLFLEATQVRFVPLSNRVLLGAWLIACFVLVNLFNGEVKANLLVKSDTSRINTVEDIMRQKDMLPIVAGKSPLAYVLQTSSLKTVRDVYVRAVERKSLMPVMQMYTPRTLDMVLQRRAVMMLDTTSARVHASKHCSVLNGYFYIGTQNIWLLRSVWYFRRDIPRWIVTEFDKRVLWLTAMPSRFMRDEEVYPHGTSCFLESNRQDRSSAYQPLRFEDLRVVFILMGYLLATSTFFLLVEFIVYGVVRCTNWLKHSTGGQTSAVSPNY, encoded by the exons CACAGAAATTGCTGCTCCTCTGGACGGACATTATGGCGGCGTCATGTCAAACGGCACGATGTTCGGATCGCTGATGATGATCGATAAGGGG CTTGTCGACGTTGCCGTGGGCCCATTCGACTTGGAGTACTTTTTATGGAAGGAGTTCCCTTCGACGAAGCACCTCTTCAGCGATGACATGAAAATCCTGAGCGGCATGCGAGATCCTTTCGTCTCCGACTCGGCAGCCTTTATCAATATGTTTGACAAAATG TCCTGGATTCTATTTCTAACTTCTCTCGTTGTCCTGATAATGATGTCTACGATAGCATACCGGGTCGCTGGCAGAAGAGGAATAAAGACCGACCTGTTTATGGACGTGTCGAAGTATTTGTACGCCTACGTTGAGGTCCTCTTCTTGGAAG CGACGCAGGTTCGTTTTGTGCCCCTATCAAACCGCGTGCTTCTGGGAGCCTGGCTCATAGCGTGCTTCGTGCTGGTGAACCTTTTCAACGGCGAAGTGAAGGCCAACCTGCTCGTCAAGTCGGACACATCACGCATTAACACCGTCGAAGACATCATGCGCCAAAAGGACATGCTGCCCATCGTCGCCGGGAAATCGCCGCTGGCATACGTGCTGCAG ACGTCCAGTCTGAAGACCGTGCGGGACGTGTACGTTCGGGCGGTGGAACGTAAGAGCCTGATGCCCGTGATGCAGATGTACACCCCGCGCACACTGGACATGGTTTTGCAGCGGCGTGCCGTCATGATGCTGGACACCACCAGCGCCCGGGTGCATGCCTCGAAGCACTGCTCGGTGCTGAACGGCTACTTTTACATCGGCACCCAAAACATCTGGCTGCTGCGCTCGGTATGGTACTTTCGCCGAGACATCCCGCGCTGGATCGTTACCGAGTTCGACAAAAG AGTTCTCTGGCTGACCGCCATGCCGTCACGCTTCATGCGGGATGAAGAGGTCTACCCACACGGCACTTCCTGCTTCTTGGAGAGCAACAGGCAGGACCGGAGCAGCGCCTACCAGCCACTGCGGTTCGAAGACCTGCGCGTTGTATTCATTCTCATGGGTTATCTCCTCGCCACGTCGACATTTTTCCTCCTCGTTGAGTTCATCGTCTACGGCGTCGTCCGTTGCACCAACTGGCTCAAGCACTCGACGGGTGGACAGACAAGTGCTGTGTCACCTAATTACTAG